One genomic window of Meles meles chromosome 3, mMelMel3.1 paternal haplotype, whole genome shotgun sequence includes the following:
- the ZNF354C gene encoding zinc finger protein 354C has product MAMDLLPTQVTESVTFGDVAVLFSQDEWLRLDATQRTLYREVMLENYGTLVSLGIPCSTPKVICQLQQGEDPCLVDRELPQDTSLGLKARMEMEVLPPRQGISREETSQGIIKKRSIKCGHWDTNFGQTFEFESRTGWEQQKKSLRQMVTSHKKTMSGEVKQTSLELGKGLLINTILVTQQSVPIEKIPNIYYTFGKDFKQNFDLMRCFQIYPGEKPHICHECGKSFTQSLHLIEHQRIHTGEKPYRCDECGKTFSHRSSLLAHQRIHTGEKPYKCNECEKAFSSSSTLIKHLRVHTGEKPYCCKECGKAFSQCSTLTVHQRIHTGEKLYKCAECEKAFNCRAKLHRHQRIHTGEKPYKCSECGKGYSQFASLAEHQRLHTGEQLCKCLECGRTFTRISTLLEHQRIHTGQKPYQCNECGKTFNQYSSFNEHRKIHTGEKLYTCGECGKAFGCKSNLYRHQRIHTGEKPYQCNQCGKAFSQYSFLTEHERIHTGEKLYKCMECGKAYSYRSNLCRHKKVHTKEKLYKWKDYGKPFIYSSSLTQYQRFLTADKAGQV; this is encoded by the exons ATGGCCATGGATTTGTTGCCCACTCAGGTGACA GAGTCTGTGACATTCGGGGACGTGGCCGTGCTCTTCAGCCAAGACGAGTGGCTGCGCCTGGACGCCACGCAGAGAACCCTGTACCGGGAGGTGATGCTGGAGAACTACGGCACCCTCGTCTCGCTGG GGATTCCGTGCTCAACGCCGAAGGTGATCTGCCAGTTGCAACAAGGAGAAGATCCCTGCCTGGTGGACAGGGAGCTTCCTCAAGATACCTCTCTAG GTCTCAAGGCTCGGATGGAAATGGAAGTCTTGCCTCCCAGACAAGGCATTTCTAGAGAAGAAACATCTCAGGGAATAATAAAGAAGCGATCCATTAAGTGTGGTCACTGGGACACCAATTTTGGACAGACTTTCGAATTTGAGAGCAGGACGGGATGGGAGCAGCAGAAGAAATCTCTTAGGCAAATGGTGACCTCCCACAAAAAAACCATGAGTGGAGAAGTAAAGCAGACAAGTCTTGAATTGGGGAAAGGATTACTTATTAATACAATTCTTGTTACACAGCAAAGTGTTCCTATAGAAAAGATACCCAATATCTATTACACCTTTGGGAAAGATTTTAAACAGAATTTTGACCTAATGAGATGCTTCCAGATTTACCCAGGAGAAAAACCTCATATTTGTCATGAATGTGGGAAAAGCTTCACCCAGAGTCTCCATCTGATTGAACACCAGAGAATTCACACTGGTGAGAAACCCTACAGATGTGATGAGTGTGGGAAAACCTTTAGCCACAGATCCTCCCTTCTTGCCCATCAGAGAATCCACACGGGAGaaaaaccttacaaatgtaatgaatgtgAGAAAGCATTCAGCAGCAGTTCAACTCTGATCAAGCATCTGAGGgtacacacaggagagaaaccctattGCTGcaaggaatgtgggaaagccttcagtcaATGTTCAACCCTCACCgtacatcagagaattcatactggtgagaaacTCTATAAATGTGCCGAATGTGAGAAGGCCTTCAATTGTAGAGCAAAACTTCATAGACACCAAAGAATCCATACAGGGGAGAAACCCTATaaatgcagtgaatgtgggaaaggATATAGCCAGTTTGCATCCCTGGCTGAACACCAGAGGCTTCATACTGGGGAGCAGTTGTGTAAGTGCCTGGAATGCGGGAGAACATTCACACGCATCTCAACCCTTCTCGAACACCAGCGAATTCATACTGGCCAGAAACCCTATCAATGTAATgagtgtgggaaaaccttcaaCCAGTATTCCTCCTTCAATGAACATCGTAAAATTCACACTGGGGAAAAGCTCTATACTTGCGgagaatgtgggaaagcctttggTTGCAAATCCAACCTGTACAggcatcagagaattcacacaggagagaagcccTACCAGTGTAATcaatgtgggaaggccttcagcCAGTATTCATTCCTCACTGAACACGAGAGAATCCATACCGGGGAGAAACTCTACAAGTGTATGGAGTGTGGGAAGGCCTACAGTTACAGATCAAACCTGTGCAGACACAAGAAAGTTCACACAAAAGAAAAACTCTATAAATGGAAGGACTATGGGAAGCCATTTATCTACAGTTCTTCCCTTACTCAGTATCAGAGATTCCTTACAGCAGATAAGGCCGGTCAGGTTTAA